The following proteins are co-located in the Dehalococcoides mccartyi 195 genome:
- the nrfD gene encoding NrfD/PsrC family molybdoenzyme membrane anchor subunit produces MNWKRIALGILILSLAAGVWGFLMLLNNGQQMLGLGSFVVWGLWMALYVFFASTAAGMFFIASLDLLFKVKTFTGTGKIFMLASLTSLGAGLVHILINEGRPERVMNVFLHPNFDSVLAWSVWIYTLIALATAAILFVLFMPQKRLPFPKEPVVKWLMILGFPVAVIASGAVGFTLSTQSSHSFWSVGLFPVLFPIFGMSAGFALSRIIVALYGDKKSPGYPRLARTMVISTMILLLAITYIIGSVLFVGIYDATPPTIEAANYIMFGQYWYGFWIVQMGLGIVVAMAALITILVKPGLSKKPAWGLSVGVLVLLGAAVARLNFIIPAQVVAGADFLSSPIIDSRYIDSYIPTLPEWALSAGVTAAAILVFYMVARMMKLIPVRIGDEETGNE; encoded by the coding sequence ATGAATTGGAAAAGGATAGCCCTGGGTATATTAATCCTTTCCCTGGCGGCCGGAGTCTGGGGATTCCTGATGCTCCTCAACAACGGTCAGCAGATGCTCGGACTGGGCAGTTTCGTAGTCTGGGGCTTGTGGATGGCACTCTACGTATTTTTTGCCAGTACCGCAGCCGGTATGTTTTTTATAGCCTCGCTGGACCTGCTTTTTAAGGTTAAAACCTTTACCGGCACGGGCAAGATATTTATGCTGGCTTCGCTGACCAGTCTGGGTGCCGGTCTGGTGCATATTCTTATCAACGAAGGCCGCCCCGAACGGGTAATGAACGTATTTCTGCACCCTAACTTTGATTCGGTGCTGGCCTGGTCTGTCTGGATTTATACCCTGATTGCCCTGGCTACGGCCGCAATTTTATTCGTTCTGTTTATGCCCCAAAAACGCCTGCCTTTCCCCAAAGAACCGGTAGTAAAATGGCTGATGATTTTGGGTTTCCCGGTAGCAGTTATTGCCAGCGGGGCGGTGGGATTTACCCTTAGCACCCAGTCTTCACATTCATTCTGGAGCGTGGGTCTTTTTCCGGTACTCTTCCCTATCTTCGGTATGTCCGCCGGGTTCGCCCTGTCACGCATTATAGTTGCCCTGTACGGAGATAAAAAAAGCCCCGGTTACCCCCGCCTGGCCAGGACTATGGTAATTTCCACCATGATTTTACTGCTTGCCATTACCTACATAATAGGCTCGGTGCTGTTTGTGGGCATATATGACGCCACCCCGCCCACTATCGAAGCCGCCAACTATATAATGTTCGGACAGTACTGGTACGGCTTCTGGATAGTCCAGATGGGTCTGGGCATTGTGGTAGCCATGGCAGCTCTAATCACCATTCTGGTTAAACCCGGCTTATCCAAAAAACCGGCCTGGGGGCTGAGTGTAGGTGTGCTGGTGCTTCTGGGGGCGGCTGTTGCCCGTTTGAATTTTATCATTCCGGCTCAGGTAGTGGCCGGGGCAGACTTTTTATCCAGCCCCATTATAGACAGCAGATATATAGACAGCTACATACCCACCCTGCCCGAATGGGCGCTTTCAGCGGGGGTGACGGCCGCAGCCATTCTGGTATTTTACATGGTGGCCAGGATGATGAAACTGATACCTGTCAGAATTGGAGATGAGGAAACCGGCAATGAATAA
- a CDS encoding 4Fe-4S dicluster domain-containing protein, giving the protein MTDKRKQGNSQSTPPPTRRDFIKSSGGVLGLAAIIKLDEGTQNFKAAVAPPSAASFPPEETTFLPSPVKEDPLIRMQEDLRRAMQKPAAERHWAMVINLRKCVGCHACTEACISENKLPPGVIYRFVMDEEMGQYPNVSRRFTPRPCMHCDNPPCTKVCPVGATFKQPDGIVVIDYHRCIGCRFCIVACPYVARTMDYGDNYLEDEPEDSGLVLGYEQGGVWQSAPSFEYGYQHSRTPKRDSPIGNARKCHFCLHRLEKGMLPACVTTCIGRVNYFGDANDPDSLVSELIANPGIIQLKSELGTDPSVYYLF; this is encoded by the coding sequence ATGACAGATAAACGTAAACAGGGAAATTCCCAGTCAACTCCCCCTCCAACCCGCAGGGATTTTATAAAAAGCTCCGGTGGTGTGCTGGGTCTGGCAGCTATAATAAAGCTGGACGAAGGCACTCAGAATTTCAAAGCGGCTGTTGCACCCCCCTCTGCGGCCAGCTTTCCGCCGGAAGAAACCACTTTCCTTCCCAGCCCTGTTAAGGAAGACCCCCTTATCCGGATGCAGGAAGATTTGCGCCGGGCCATGCAGAAACCAGCCGCCGAACGCCACTGGGCTATGGTAATAAACCTTAGGAAATGTGTCGGCTGTCATGCCTGCACCGAAGCCTGCATCTCGGAAAACAAACTCCCTCCGGGGGTGATATACCGCTTTGTTATGGACGAAGAGATGGGCCAGTACCCTAATGTCTCCCGGCGTTTCACTCCCCGCCCCTGCATGCACTGTGACAATCCCCCCTGCACCAAAGTCTGCCCGGTGGGTGCCACCTTTAAACAGCCGGACGGGATAGTGGTAATTGACTATCACCGCTGCATAGGCTGCCGTTTTTGCATAGTGGCCTGCCCTTATGTTGCCCGGACTATGGACTACGGCGATAACTATCTGGAAGACGAACCTGAGGACTCCGGCCTGGTGCTGGGTTATGAGCAAGGCGGGGTCTGGCAAAGTGCCCCCAGTTTTGAATACGGCTACCAACATTCACGCACCCCCAAACGGGACTCACCCATCGGCAATGCCAGAAAATGCCATTTCTGTCTGCACCGCTTGGAAAAGGGCATGCTGCCGGCCTGTGTCACCACCTGCATCGGCCGGGTAAACTACTTCGGTGATGCCAATGACCCTGACAGCCTGGTTTCGGAACTGATAGCCAACCCGGGCATTATCCAGCTTAAATCAGAGCTGGGCACTGACCCTTCAGTTTATTATTTATTTTAA
- a CDS encoding Mrp/NBP35 family ATP-binding protein has protein sequence MSTEAEIREILGKVKVAAAGTTLAELNLLREVTVQPDKIAVKVASAGLSEDSRQILRQEIELALKPVLKKQTLEIEYITVPLKDLNRVKKVVAVMSGKGGVGKSLITGLCAVALNRQGYRVGILDADITGSSIPKMFGANQKIIGNEEAILPVQSRGGISLVSTSLLLTNQDDAVIWRGPLISKMINQFWDDVLWGELDYMVVDLPPGTSDAALTVLQALPISGILVVFTPQGLVEMVARKAVSMAKKMEKPIIGLVENMAYLKVPELDKKIEVFGAGHGEELAKSIGVPFIGQMPLDPALAALCDNGNIEKYQHPLLDELEKAISRS, from the coding sequence ATGTCTACTGAAGCTGAAATACGGGAAATACTGGGGAAAGTAAAGGTCGCAGCGGCTGGAACTACCCTGGCCGAGCTTAATCTGTTGCGGGAGGTTACGGTTCAGCCGGATAAAATAGCAGTCAAAGTAGCCAGCGCCGGTTTATCCGAAGACAGCCGGCAGATTTTGCGGCAGGAAATAGAGCTGGCTCTAAAGCCGGTACTTAAAAAACAAACCCTTGAGATTGAGTATATTACAGTGCCTCTGAAAGATCTCAACCGGGTTAAAAAAGTAGTGGCTGTTATGAGCGGCAAGGGCGGGGTAGGGAAATCCCTTATAACAGGTTTGTGTGCGGTGGCCTTAAACCGTCAGGGGTACAGGGTGGGCATACTGGATGCCGATATAACCGGCTCAAGTATACCCAAAATGTTTGGTGCCAACCAGAAGATTATAGGTAACGAAGAGGCTATTTTGCCGGTTCAATCCCGCGGGGGTATTTCTTTGGTATCCACCAGCTTATTATTGACTAATCAGGATGATGCCGTTATCTGGCGCGGGCCGCTTATTTCCAAGATGATTAACCAGTTCTGGGATGATGTACTCTGGGGAGAGCTGGATTACATGGTGGTGGATTTGCCTCCCGGTACCAGTGATGCCGCACTTACGGTCTTACAGGCGCTGCCTATTTCGGGTATTCTGGTTGTTTTCACCCCTCAGGGTCTGGTGGAGATGGTGGCCAGAAAAGCGGTGAGCATGGCCAAAAAAATGGAAAAACCCATTATCGGTTTAGTGGAGAATATGGCTTATCTGAAAGTCCCCGAACTGGATAAAAAGATTGAGGTTTTCGGTGCCGGACACGGCGAAGAGTTGGCCAAATCAATAGGCGTGCCTTTTATAGGTCAAATGCCCTTGGACCCTGCTCTGGCGGCCTTATGCGATAACGGGAATATTGAAAAGTACCAGCACCCCTTGCTGGATGAGCTGGAAAAGGCTATTTCCCGCTCATAA
- a CDS encoding DegV family protein yields the protein MTIKIVTDSTADLPADLVKNLGITVVPLYVHFGTEVFRDGVDINKETFFHRLIHGGIHPKTSQPSPEDFANVYRELAKDNTTGIVSIHISSKFSGTYQSAIEGAKLSGVSCPIEVIDSRLLSMGMGLIIKAAAVASRSGKKLGEIVEDCKNSIPKIKLMGFFDTLRYVQVGGRLGKAKILMGSLLGVKPVLTVADGEYQPCGRVRNTAKGLERLVEFAKTGKNIADFSVIHSTTPETAHKLADMLSDIFPKDQTILAQLGAVLGTHGGPGTLWVAYRES from the coding sequence ATGACCATTAAAATAGTCACTGACAGCACTGCTGATTTACCGGCTGACCTGGTAAAAAATCTGGGGATTACGGTTGTACCTCTTTACGTCCATTTTGGCACTGAAGTATTCCGTGACGGTGTGGATATAAATAAGGAAACCTTTTTTCACAGGCTGATACACGGCGGCATCCACCCCAAAACCTCCCAGCCCAGCCCCGAAGATTTTGCCAATGTCTACCGTGAGCTGGCTAAAGATAATACCACCGGCATTGTATCCATCCACATTTCCTCTAAATTCAGCGGCACTTACCAGTCCGCCATAGAGGGCGCCAAACTTTCGGGCGTAAGCTGCCCCATAGAGGTTATAGATTCCCGTCTGCTCTCCATGGGCATGGGGCTTATTATCAAGGCGGCTGCCGTAGCCTCCCGTTCAGGCAAAAAGCTGGGGGAGATTGTGGAAGACTGCAAGAACAGCATACCCAAGATAAAGCTGATGGGCTTTTTTGATACCCTGCGGTATGTTCAGGTGGGCGGGCGGCTTGGCAAAGCCAAAATACTTATGGGCTCTCTGCTGGGGGTAAAACCCGTACTGACAGTGGCAGACGGCGAATACCAGCCCTGCGGCAGGGTACGCAATACCGCCAAAGGTTTGGAGCGGCTGGTGGAGTTTGCCAAAACAGGTAAAAACATAGCTGATTTCAGCGTAATCCATTCTACTACCCCGGAAACCGCCCATAAACTGGCTGATATGCTTAGTGATATTTTCCCCAAAGACCAGACTATACTTGCCCAGCTGGGAGCTGTTCTGGGGACTCACGGCGGCCCCGGCACCCTCTGGGTGGCCTACAGGGAATCTTGA
- a CDS encoding LemA family protein: MEFQIWGYLVFALSLVALVLAFRVMRRKRLVDDIPTSRTQEVFIGLVELKGRAESENPFTGFLSAKKCVYYHYKVEEHWSRLVTETYTDAKGHVGVRTRQESGWTQVASGKEMQPFYLKDETGIILIQPEGADIQPQTLFDQTCGRSDPLYYAKGPQGSIANSDHRRRFTEEAIPLHAELYIMGQSRERGDIVAPEIAKDKSAPMYVISTRTEKQISRSYSGWFWFWIILGLLVSLGSGLLLSQQGAEGFNPGWGAVWWLGFYLFGWLLGWLWAGYNSLVGLRNRVCQGYAQVDIQLKRRFDLIPNLAKSVAGFSKHEHELQEMLAEVRTISKVNGQDTTDIRSASAILVFNMEKYPELKADTLFLKLQEELAATESRIALARDYYNSIATFYNTRREIFPDRLLAGIFGFKERVLINASDLERTAPEVKLAE, from the coding sequence ATGGAGTTTCAGATTTGGGGTTATCTGGTTTTTGCACTTAGTCTGGTGGCTTTGGTGCTGGCATTCCGGGTGATGCGGCGCAAGCGGCTGGTAGATGATATACCCACTTCGCGTACCCAAGAGGTATTTATCGGTCTGGTTGAGCTTAAAGGCAGGGCTGAAAGCGAAAATCCTTTTACCGGCTTTCTTTCGGCTAAGAAGTGCGTTTACTATCATTATAAAGTAGAGGAACACTGGTCACGTCTGGTGACTGAAACTTATACCGATGCTAAGGGGCATGTGGGTGTCCGTACCCGGCAGGAGAGCGGCTGGACACAGGTGGCCTCCGGCAAAGAGATGCAGCCGTTTTACCTTAAGGACGAAACGGGGATTATCCTTATACAGCCGGAGGGGGCGGATATCCAGCCCCAAACCCTGTTTGACCAGACCTGCGGCCGGAGTGACCCGCTGTACTATGCCAAAGGCCCGCAGGGGAGTATAGCTAATTCTGACCACCGGCGCCGTTTTACCGAGGAAGCTATCCCGCTGCATGCAGAGCTTTACATAATGGGACAATCCCGGGAACGGGGGGATATAGTTGCCCCTGAAATAGCCAAAGACAAATCTGCCCCTATGTATGTGATTTCCACCCGGACTGAGAAGCAGATAAGCCGCAGTTACAGCGGCTGGTTCTGGTTCTGGATAATCCTGGGTTTGCTGGTATCTTTAGGCAGCGGGTTACTTTTGTCTCAGCAGGGTGCTGAGGGTTTTAATCCGGGCTGGGGTGCGGTTTGGTGGCTGGGGTTTTATCTCTTTGGCTGGCTGCTGGGCTGGCTTTGGGCGGGTTATAACAGTCTGGTGGGGCTTCGGAACAGGGTTTGCCAGGGATATGCCCAGGTGGATATACAGCTGAAACGCCGTTTTGACCTGATACCCAACCTTGCAAAGAGTGTAGCGGGTTTTTCTAAGCATGAGCATGAGCTGCAGGAGATGCTGGCGGAAGTACGCACTATCTCCAAGGTAAACGGGCAGGATACTACGGATATCCGGAGTGCCTCTGCCATACTGGTTTTTAATATGGAAAAATACCCCGAACTCAAGGCAGATACTCTCTTTCTGAAACTCCAGGAGGAACTGGCGGCTACCGAGTCTCGGATAGCTTTGGCTCGTGACTACTATAACTCTATAGCTACTTTTTATAATACCCGCCGTGAGATATTCCCTGACCGTCTGCTGGCCGGGATTTTTGGCTTTAAAGAGCGGGTGCTTATAAATGCCAGTGACCTTGAGCGGACAGCCCCTGAGGTGAAACTGGCAGAATAA
- a CDS encoding endonuclease/exonuclease/phosphatase family protein: protein MRRFFQEKPGAVEFLLPAMVFTLAVSLFPLFSSGMTWILGDRFGQGAGVLGLIALVIFGLSFLAKPLRGLLCSYKAIIFSAGGVAILSLLAQIGFAEPLINFICSALGLSLFAVFLAVYLDSARVRGASSVGHFGAGVVFGLLLNAALSAGFGTYDLVNQPSVFPLLISAVIAAFILFLLSVHMPLAEGPAASNNGLGWLVIGPFLFLELVVFGNIARLSALSGFSSPVASLFVLGALSLGLVGILWVFSLNQRHIRLLSMIASLFLILSLTGISGGVAAISLAQHFLGQLALILLFGVILRYIGGRMAEGQPESLNLPNGLGMILFVVLLLGYYAVYQVAVPYDNTVLELVAGLMVVVLGLYSGRECLPLLDFKGERFILPTMSILLLTLPLLGLLTYKTPPAAPQFSGTLRIMTYNLHNGFNTQGKLDLEALARVIEDSGADVVALQEISRGWVISGRVDMLEWLAQRLNMHFAFGATAGEYWGNAILSKYPILDTHNVSLESEGLPIKRGYLNAVLDLGVRYLYLAATHLHHVPEEGEVRVIQAEELADFWHHAPSTVIMGDFNAEPDSAEIAILRQAGFSDSLEGQTSVLTYHAADLYQRIDYIWASPDIEYLDSYTVFSLASDHLAIIADIRLS from the coding sequence ATGAGGAGATTTTTTCAGGAAAAGCCGGGTGCAGTGGAATTTTTGTTGCCGGCAATGGTTTTTACCCTGGCGGTGAGTCTGTTTCCGCTATTCAGTTCAGGTATGACCTGGATACTGGGTGACCGCTTCGGGCAGGGGGCAGGGGTGCTGGGACTAATTGCCCTTGTTATTTTCGGTCTGTCCTTTCTGGCTAAGCCTCTGCGCGGTTTGTTATGCAGTTATAAAGCCATTATTTTCAGTGCCGGCGGAGTGGCCATACTCAGCCTGCTGGCCCAGATAGGCTTTGCCGAGCCTCTGATAAACTTTATCTGCTCTGCTTTGGGTCTGTCTCTCTTTGCTGTTTTTTTGGCGGTTTATCTGGATAGTGCCCGGGTGCGGGGGGCATCTTCAGTGGGGCATTTCGGGGCGGGGGTTGTCTTCGGCTTACTGCTGAATGCCGCTTTGTCTGCCGGATTTGGCACTTATGACCTGGTAAACCAGCCTTCGGTTTTTCCCTTGCTGATTAGTGCTGTGATAGCGGCGTTTATATTATTTTTGCTTAGTGTGCATATGCCTCTGGCAGAGGGACCGGCTGCCAGTAACAATGGCTTGGGCTGGCTGGTGATAGGGCCATTCCTGTTTTTAGAACTGGTAGTTTTCGGCAATATTGCCCGGCTGTCTGCCCTCAGCGGTTTTTCCAGCCCGGTTGCTTCTTTATTTGTGCTGGGGGCTTTATCACTGGGTTTAGTGGGCATACTCTGGGTGTTTTCACTCAACCAAAGGCATATAAGGCTGCTGTCCATGATTGCCAGCCTGTTTTTGATACTTTCCCTGACCGGTATTTCAGGCGGAGTGGCGGCTATAAGTCTTGCCCAGCATTTTCTGGGGCAGCTGGCATTGATACTCCTGTTCGGGGTGATTCTCCGCTATATTGGCGGCAGAATGGCTGAGGGGCAGCCTGAAAGCCTGAACTTGCCTAACGGGCTGGGCATGATTTTATTCGTTGTGCTCCTGCTGGGGTATTATGCGGTGTATCAGGTGGCTGTGCCGTATGATAATACAGTCTTGGAGCTTGTGGCCGGGCTTATGGTGGTGGTTTTGGGCTTGTATTCAGGGCGGGAGTGCCTGCCTCTGCTGGACTTTAAGGGTGAACGCTTTATTTTGCCGACTATGTCCATACTGCTCCTGACGCTGCCCCTTTTAGGTTTGCTTACCTATAAAACGCCTCCGGCTGCACCTCAGTTTAGCGGCACTCTGCGTATTATGACTTATAATTTACATAACGGGTTTAATACCCAGGGTAAGCTGGATTTGGAAGCTCTGGCCAGGGTTATTGAAGACAGCGGGGCGGATGTGGTGGCCTTACAGGAAATTTCCCGCGGTTGGGTGATAAGCGGGCGGGTGGATATGCTGGAGTGGCTTGCCCAGCGGCTGAATATGCACTTCGCTTTTGGGGCTACTGCCGGTGAATACTGGGGGAATGCCATATTATCCAAATATCCCATACTGGATACCCACAATGTCAGTCTGGAAAGTGAAGGTCTGCCTATCAAACGGGGCTATCTGAACGCTGTACTGGATTTGGGTGTCAGGTATCTGTACCTGGCGGCTACCCATTTGCACCACGTGCCCGAAGAAGGGGAGGTGAGGGTTATTCAGGCAGAGGAGCTGGCAGATTTTTGGCACCATGCCCCCTCTACTGTAATAATGGGTGATTTCAATGCCGAACCGGATTCAGCGGAGATAGCTATACTGCGGCAGGCAGGCTTTTCTGACAGCCTGGAGGGGCAGACTTCGGTTCTTACTTACCATGCGGCAGATTTATACCAGAGAATAGATTATATCTGGGCTTCGCCTGATATAGAGTATCTGGATTCTTATACTGTATTTAGTCTGGCCTCAGATCATCTGGCTATTATTGCCGATATACGGCTTTCCTGA
- a CDS encoding HyaD/HybD family hydrogenase maturation endopeptidase produces the protein MFFNPGSESPKPILVLGTGNILLSDEGAGVRCIERLSRFPVPEDVELYDGGTAAMDLLDVISGREKIFILDAVHGGDEPGMIYRFRPEDIKTEQKIDISFHQMGLMEILNLAKYHDALPKDIIIYGIQPGSMAPGFELTPAVDKAVNRVVEMMKAELDIK, from the coding sequence ATGTTTTTTAATCCGGGGAGTGAATCTCCCAAACCTATATTGGTCCTGGGTACAGGCAATATACTCTTGAGTGATGAAGGTGCCGGGGTACGCTGCATAGAGCGGCTATCCCGGTTTCCTGTTCCTGAAGATGTGGAGCTGTATGACGGCGGCACCGCCGCCATGGATTTACTGGACGTGATATCCGGGCGTGAAAAAATATTTATACTGGATGCGGTTCACGGCGGAGACGAACCCGGCATGATATACCGCTTCCGCCCCGAAGATATCAAAACCGAGCAGAAAATAGATATCTCTTTCCACCAGATGGGGCTGATGGAAATACTTAATCTGGCCAAATACCATGACGCCCTGCCAAAGGATATTATAATCTACGGTATCCAGCCCGGCAGTATGGCACCGGGGTTTGAGCTTACCCCGGCAGTAGACAAGGCTGTAAACCGGGTGGTGGAAATGATGAAGGCAGAGCTGGACATCAAGTAA
- a CDS encoding nickel-dependent hydrogenase large subunit — translation MQKIVIDPITRIEGHLKIEATVDGGEVKDAKCVGTLFRGFEIFMKDRDPRDAVHITQRICGVCPTSHGTTAALNLDSAFGVADKIPNNGRILRNLIQGANYIASHIVHFYHLAALDYVDVTEVADYDGTDPELLKVKDFIARALAAGDMSMLAPFYPRYEGDYRLPKKVAQAAVAHYVEGLNMRRLAHEMSAIYSGRLPHSVAVVAGGVTSHPSIDSISNFMSKLNTLRNFIDNVYIPDVIAVAESYPDYFGIGVGCGNLLSYGVFDLEASGTNLATRQRLFTQGVVSASDLAHRTFDPSKITESIKYSWFKGDTTEYPLNEVTEPEFTKADGYSWLKAPRYDGTPYEVGPLARMVVNYVSGDPLVQQMVNDTLSHFGAGPAALFSTLGRHAARALECKIVADEMVKWLMELKIGEPVIADYEIPETAEGMGLWEAPRGALGHWIKIENHKISNYQCVVPTTWNCSPKDNQGVYGPVEQALIGTKVRDNDNPFELVRIVRSFDPCLACAVHLVSPTGNEISRFRVY, via the coding sequence ATGCAGAAGATAGTAATTGACCCCATAACGAGGATTGAAGGTCATCTAAAAATCGAAGCCACCGTAGACGGCGGCGAGGTTAAGGATGCCAAGTGTGTCGGCACTCTGTTCCGCGGCTTTGAAATATTTATGAAGGACCGTGACCCGCGTGATGCTGTTCACATTACCCAGCGCATCTGCGGCGTCTGCCCCACCTCCCACGGCACTACCGCCGCTTTAAACCTGGACTCTGCCTTTGGTGTAGCTGACAAGATACCGAATAACGGGCGGATACTCCGCAACCTTATTCAGGGTGCCAACTACATTGCTTCTCACATAGTCCATTTCTACCATTTGGCCGCTCTGGACTATGTAGACGTAACCGAAGTAGCAGATTATGACGGCACTGACCCTGAACTTTTGAAAGTTAAAGATTTCATTGCCCGGGCTCTGGCTGCCGGTGATATGTCCATGCTGGCGCCTTTCTACCCCAGATACGAAGGTGATTACCGCCTGCCCAAAAAGGTAGCCCAGGCCGCAGTTGCCCATTATGTTGAAGGCCTGAATATGCGCCGCCTGGCTCATGAAATGTCCGCCATTTACAGCGGCCGTCTGCCCCACAGCGTGGCAGTGGTTGCCGGCGGTGTTACTTCACACCCCAGCATAGACAGCATTTCAAACTTTATGAGCAAGCTGAATACCCTGCGCAACTTTATTGATAATGTATACATACCTGACGTTATTGCAGTAGCTGAGTCCTATCCTGATTACTTCGGTATCGGTGTGGGCTGCGGCAACCTGCTCAGCTATGGTGTGTTTGACCTTGAGGCCAGCGGCACTAATCTGGCTACCCGCCAGAGGCTGTTCACTCAGGGTGTGGTTTCCGCATCTGACCTGGCTCACCGCACCTTTGACCCCAGCAAGATTACCGAATCCATCAAATACAGCTGGTTCAAGGGTGATACTACTGAATATCCCCTGAACGAGGTAACCGAACCTGAATTTACCAAGGCTGACGGCTATTCCTGGCTTAAAGCCCCCCGCTACGATGGCACTCCCTACGAAGTAGGCCCTCTGGCCCGTATGGTAGTCAACTACGTATCCGGTGACCCCTTGGTTCAGCAGATGGTGAATGATACCCTGTCCCATTTCGGTGCCGGTCCTGCTGCCCTCTTCAGCACCCTCGGCAGACATGCCGCCCGTGCTCTGGAATGCAAGATTGTGGCTGACGAAATGGTCAAGTGGCTGATGGAACTCAAGATTGGCGAACCGGTTATTGCTGATTATGAAATACCCGAAACTGCCGAAGGCATGGGCCTCTGGGAAGCCCCCCGCGGCGCTCTCGGCCACTGGATAAAGATTGAAAACCACAAAATAAGCAACTACCAGTGCGTAGTGCCCACCACCTGGAACTGTTCGCCCAAGGATAATCAGGGTGTTTACGGTCCGGTGGAGCAGGCGCTTATCGGTACTAAGGTACGTGATAATGACAATCCCTTTGAGCTGGTTCGTATTGTCCGCTCGTTTGACCCGTGTCTGGCTTGTGCCGTTCACCTGGTCTCTCCCACCGGCAACGAAATCAGCCGCTTCCGCGTATACTAA
- a CDS encoding hydrogenase small subunit, with amino-acid sequence MFNTKLTRRDFVQLAAGSTAALSLGALKLPEFEKMFAEALKEIPVIWLQGAGCNGCTISTINVVSPTIQDLLLTSVVPGTHVSMQYHPTIMAAQGDLAMSTITDTVAKGPFVLVLEGSVPLKDNGIYAEVGEENGEGITILEHVLNLAPKALAIVAAGTCAAFGGITAAAPNPTGAKALEEILKDHNITTPVVNLPGCPPHPDWVVGTLATILMSGLDALDLDKMGRPKAYYGKLLHDQCPRRGHYEKGLFATKLSEPYCLFLVGCKGPVTYADCSDRLWNNKTRWCVEADSPCIGCAHPGFPDAVSPMFEAPPVINSTDKLAIGIAGTAVVLTAGVAAVELAKKAKRNAAKKG; translated from the coding sequence ATGTTTAATACTAAACTTACTAGACGGGATTTTGTACAGCTAGCCGCCGGCTCTACCGCCGCCCTCAGTCTGGGTGCTTTGAAGCTCCCCGAATTTGAAAAAATGTTTGCCGAGGCTTTGAAAGAAATCCCGGTAATATGGCTCCAGGGTGCGGGCTGCAACGGATGCACTATCTCTACTATCAACGTTGTTTCACCCACCATCCAGGATTTGCTGCTTACTTCGGTAGTCCCCGGTACTCATGTATCCATGCAGTACCACCCCACTATCATGGCCGCTCAGGGTGATTTGGCTATGAGCACTATCACCGATACCGTGGCCAAAGGGCCGTTTGTACTGGTACTTGAAGGCTCTGTACCCCTCAAAGATAACGGGATTTATGCTGAGGTAGGCGAAGAGAACGGCGAAGGTATCACCATACTGGAGCATGTACTGAATCTGGCTCCCAAGGCACTGGCCATTGTGGCTGCCGGTACTTGTGCCGCCTTCGGAGGCATCACCGCTGCCGCCCCCAACCCCACCGGTGCCAAGGCTCTTGAAGAAATTCTTAAAGACCATAATATAACTACCCCGGTTGTAAACCTGCCCGGCTGCCCTCCTCATCCGGATTGGGTAGTGGGCACTCTGGCTACCATACTTATGAGCGGACTTGACGCACTTGACCTTGATAAGATGGGCCGCCCCAAGGCTTATTACGGCAAACTCCTTCATGACCAGTGCCCGCGCCGCGGTCACTACGAAAAGGGTTTGTTTGCCACCAAACTGTCCGAGCCTTACTGTCTGTTCCTGGTAGGCTGCAAAGGTCCGGTGACCTATGCTGACTGTTCTGACAGGCTCTGGAACAATAAAACCCGCTGGTGCGTAGAAGCTGATTCTCCGTGTATCGGCTGTGCCCACCCCGGCTTCCCGGATGCGGTTTCTCCCATGTTTGAAGCACCGCCTGTTATCAATAGTACTGACAAACTGGCTATCGGTATTGCCGGTACTGCCGTGGTACTGACTGCCGGTGTAGCAGCCGTAGAACTTGCTAAAAAAGCCAAGCGGAATGCCGCAAAAAAGGGTTAG